The following are from one region of the Syngnathus typhle isolate RoL2023-S1 ecotype Sweden linkage group LG22, RoL_Styp_1.0, whole genome shotgun sequence genome:
- the pum2 gene encoding pumilio homolog 2 isoform X4: MSIPCSILGMNDVAWQETRGGMLHANGTPDAGVVRVHSGGPLAAVAGQASGGPHLQGMDRAGNPTPGTPQPPLSGRSQDDAMVGYFFQRQPGEQLGGCAPSKHRWPTGDPNHVDQVRAVDEMNYDFQALALESRGMGELLPAKKLWDSDELAKDGRKGMLLGEEWRDNAWGSSHHSVSQPIMVQRRPGQGFHGNGDANSVLSPRSEGGGLGVSMVEYVLSSSPGDKMDARYRNGGYGGGDTDQDGREKNDGTEKVSPFEEDKSPELKVGDDGDATKANGRSLLNGMDRDCKDFNPTPGSRQASPTEAVERMGPNQAGLEMMAQHHVHAHVHAHNLAHALQQQNHNKGPVEDFQNQEAQNMGGMEQQAGVESLQFEYAGNQIQVDSSGTPVGLFDYNSQQQLFQRSNPLTVQQLTAAQQQQYALAAAQQQHLAGLAPAFVPNPYIINAGPPGTDPYTAAGLAAAATLAGPTVVPPQYYGVPWGVYPANLFQQQAASTANHSANQQASNQGPGPGQPQVMRTGNNQRPLTPGQGQQSQQESLAAAAAAANPALAYAGMSGYQVLAPAAYYDQTGALVMGPGARTGLGGPVRLVQTPLLINPAAAQAAAASASGSGNNMSGPPANGMYRSMPQPQPQQQQAPQQNSGLQSSSFSFSVPNTSQSSSLFSHTSAPPPPQSSSLGFSSTGSSLGVGLASALGGFGSSVPSSTSSSVSRRDSLLTSSELYKRGGSSSLTPIGQPFYNSLGYSSSPSPIGLTPGHSPLTPPPSLPSSHGSSSSLHLGGLTNGSGRYISAAPGAEAKYRSAGGTTSLFNSSSQLFPPARPRYSRSDVMPSGRSRLLEDFRNNRFPNLQLRDLPGHMVEFSQDQHGSRFIQQKLERASPAERQMVFGEILQAAYQLMTDVFGNYVIQKFFEFGSADQKLALATRIRGHVLPLALQMYGCRVIQKALESISSDQQVISDIVRELDGHVLKCVKDQNGNHVVQKCIECVQPQALQFIIDAFQGQVFVLSTHPYGCRVIQRILEHCTQEQTLPILEELHQHSEQLGQKYQGVSLEMTPKTYYTVSRDALFKDQYGNYVIQHVLEHGRPEDKSKIVAEVRGKVLLLSQHKFASNVVEKCVIHSSRAERALLIDEVCCQKDGPHSALYTMMKDQYANYVVQRMIDMAEPAQRKIIMHKIRPHIATLRKYTYGKHILAKLEKYYMKSGSELGPIGGPANGLM; the protein is encoded by the exons ATGAGCATTCCATGCAGCATCCTAGGTATGAATGACGTGGCCTGGCAGGAGACGAGAGGTGGGATGCTGCATGCAAATGGAACTCCTGATGCCGGAGTTGTCAGGGTCCACAGCGGAGGGCCCCTCGCCGCAGTGGCTGGCCAGGCTTCAGGAGGCCCCCACTTACAAGGCATGGACAGGGCAGGCAACCCCACGCCGGGAACGCCGCAGCCGCCGCTGAGCGGTCGTTCGCAGGACGACGCTATGGTCGGATACTTCTTCCAGAGGCAGCCCGGGGAACAGCTGGGGGGTTGCGCGCCGAGCAAGCACCGCTGGCCTACCGGGGACCCCAATCACGTTGATCAG GTCCGCGCTGTGGATGAAATGAACTACGACTTTCAAGCTCTTGCTTTGGAGTCCAGAGGAATGGGAGAG ctTTTGCCAGCCAAAAAGCTGTGGGATTCCGATGAACTGGCGAAGGATGGAAGAAAAGGAATGCTTCTTGGAGAGGAGTGGAGGGATAATGCATGGGGCTCATCAC ACCACTCAGTCTCCCAGCCAATCATGGTCCAGCGACGACCGGGTCAGGGTTTCCACGGCAACGGCGATGCCAATTCCGTGCTGTCGCCTCGCTCGGAGGGCGGCGGTTTGGGTGTGAGCATGGTGGAGTACGTCCTGAGCTCGTCTCCTGGCGACAAGATGGACGCCCGGTACAGGAACGGCGGCTAT GGCGGAGGCGATACGGACCAGGACGGGAGAGAGAAGAACGATGGCACTGAGAAAGTTTCTCCTTTTGAGGAAGACAAGAGCCCAGAGTTGAAAGTGGGGGATGACGGAGATGCCACAAAAGCCAACGGAAGGAGTTTACTAAATGGCATGGACAGAGACTGCAAAGACTTCaa TCCAACTCCAGGAAGCCGTCAAGCTTCTCCAACTGAGGCTGTGGAGAGGATGGGCCCGAACCAGGCGGGACTGGAGATGATGGCCCAGCACCATGTCCACGCCCACGTTCACGCACACAACCTTGCTCATGCGCTGCAACAACAGAACCACAACAAGGGCCCGGTGGAGGACTTTCAGAACCAAGAAGCCCAAAACATGGGTGGTATGGAGCAACAAGCCGGCGTGGAGTCCCTCCAGTTTGAATATGCCGGGAACCAGATTCAGGTGGATTCCTCTGGAACGCCAGTGGGGTTGTTTGACTACAACTCTCAGCAGCAG TTGTTCCAGCGGTCAAATCCCCTCACTGTTCAGCAGCTCACAGCTGCCCAGCAGCAACAGTACGCTCTGGCGGCGGCTCAACAGCAGCACCTTG CTGGCCTCGCTCCTGCATTTGTGCCAAACCCTTACATCATCAACGCCGGACCCCCCGGAACCGATCCGTACACCGCAGCAGGcttggcggcggcggctacTCTTGCAG GGCCCACGGTGGTTCCACCGCAGTACTATGGTGTTCCTTGGGGTGTGTACCCAGCCAATCTTTTTCAGCAACAGGCCGCATCCACTGCCAATCACTCTGCTAATCAGCAAGCATCCAATCAGGGACCAGGGCCAGGCCAACCTCAG GTAATGCGCACAGGTAACAACCAGCGTCCGCTCACGCCCGGGCAAGGTCAACAAAGCCAGCAGGAATctttggcggcggcggctgccgcCGCAAACCCCGCACTGGCCTACGCGGGAATGTCCG GTTATCAGGTGTTGGCCCCTGCAGCTTACTACGATCAGACCGGGGCCCTGGTCATGGGCCCTGGTGCTCGGACCGGACTTGGAGGACCGGTTCGTTTAGTGCAGACTCCTCTGCTCATCAATCCTGCAGCAGCGCAGGCTG CTGCAGCGTCTGCGTCAGGTTCTGGGAACAACATGTCGGGCCCTCCGGCAAACGGCATGTACCGCTCCATGCCTCAACCCCAACCTCAGCAGCAACAGGCCCCCCAGCAGAACAGCGGCCTGCAATCGAGCTCCTTCTCCTTCTCTGTTCCCAACACCTCTCAGAGCAGCTCGCTTTTCTCGCATACGTCCGCTCCGCCCCCGCCGCAGAGCTCTTCGCTGGGCTTCAGCAGCACCGGCAGCTCCCTGGGCGTCGGTCTGGCGTCCGCTCTCGGAGGATTCGGCTCTTCGG TGCCGAGCTCTACAAGTAGCAGCGTGTCTCGCAGGGACTCCCTGTTGACAAGCTCTGAGCTTTACAagcgcggcggcagcagcagttTAACTCCCATCGGCCAGCCCTTTTACAACAGCCTGGGTTACTCCTCCTCACCCAGCCCCATCGGACTCACCCCCGGCCACTCCCCTCTCACTCCCCCACCTTCTCTGCCCTCCTCTCACGGGTCCTCCTCCAGCCTTCACCTCG GTGGCTTGACAAATGGCAGCGGGCGTTACATCTCCGCAGCACCCGGAGCCGAGGCCAAGTACCGCAGCGCCGGCGGGACCACCAGCCTGTTCAATTCCAGCAGCCAGCTCTTCCCGCCGGCTCGGCCCCGCTACAGCCGCTCGGACGTGATGCCGTCCGGCCGCAGCCGCCTCCTGGAAGACTTTAGGAACAACCGCTTCCCCAACCTTCAGCTCCGAGACCTGCCTGGACACATGGTGGAGTTCTCTCAAGACCAACATGGATCCAG ATTCATCCAGCAGAAGCTGGAGCGGGCCAGTCCCGCTGAGAGACAGATGGTTTTCGGAGAGATTCTCCAAGCCGCGTACCAGCTGATGACAGATGTGTTTGGCAACTACGTCATCCAGAAGTTCTTCGAG TTTGGTAGCGCTGACCAGAAGCTGGCTTTGGCCACTCGCATCCGCGGCCATGTCCTCCCGCTGGCCTTACAGATGTACGGCTGCAGGGTGATTCAAAAAGCCCTGGAGTCCATTTCTTCTGACCAGCAGGTAATT AGCGACATTGTTCGTGAGCTGGATGGCCATGTTTTAAAGTGCGTGAAGGACCAGAATGGAAACCATGTGGTGCAGAAGTGCATTGAGTGTGTGCAGCCTCAAGCGCTACAGTTCATTATCGATGCCTTCCAAGGCCAG GTTTTCGTCCTCTCCACGCACCCCTACGGCTGTAGAGTCATCCAACGGATTTTGGAGCACTGCACCCAGGAGCAGACTTTGCCAATACTGGAAGAGCTGCATCAGCACTCGGAGCAGCTGGGTCAG AAATATCAAGGCGTATCATTGGAGATGACACCCAAAACATATTATACAGTGTCCCGTGATGCACTGTTCAAG GATCAGTACGGCAACTACGTAATTCAGCATGTTTTGGAGCACGGGAGACCGGAAGACAAGAGCAAGATTGTTGCAGAAGTGCGTGGGAAAGTCCTTCTACTCAGCCAACATAAATTTGCAAG CAACGTGGTGGAGAAGTGCGTGATCCACTCCTCACGTGCCGAGAGAGCTCTTCTGATCGACGAGGTGTGCTGCCAGAAGGACGGCCCCCACAGCGCCCTGTACACGATGATGAAGGACCAGTACGCCAACTACGTTGTCCAAAGAATGATCGACATGGCTGAACCTGCTCAGCGCAAAATCATCATGCACAAG ATCCGGCCTCACATTGCCACCTTACGCAAGTACACCTATGGGAAACACATTCTGGCCAAGCTGGAAAAGTACTACATGAAGAGCGGGTCGGAGTTGGGTCCCATCGGTGGCCCCGCAAACGGCCTCATGTAG
- the pum2 gene encoding pumilio homolog 2 isoform X7, producing the protein MSIPCSILGMNDVAWQETRGGMLHANGTPDAGVVRVHSGGPLAAVAGQASGGPHLQGMDRAGNPTPGTPQPPLSGRSQDDAMVGYFFQRQPGEQLGGCAPSKHRWPTGDPNHVDQVRAVDEMNYDFQALALESRGMGELLPAKKLWDSDELAKDGRKGMLLGEEWRDNAWGSSHHSVSQPIMVQRRPGQGFHGNGDANSVLSPRSEGGGLGVSMVEYVLSSSPGDKMDARYRNGGYGGGDTDQDGREKNDGTEKVSPFEEDKSPELKVGDDGDATKANGRSLLNGMDRDCKDFNPTPGSRQASPTEAVERMGPNQAGLEMMAQHHVHAHVHAHNLAHALQQQNHNKGPVEDFQNQEAQNMGGMEQQAGVESLQFEYAGNQIQVDSSGTPVGLFDYNSQQQLFQRSNPLTVQQLTAAQQQQYALAAAQQQHLAGLAPAFVPNPYIINAGPPGTDPYTAAGLAAAATLAGPTVVPPQYYGVPWGVYPANLFQQQAASTANHSANQQASNQGPGPGQPQVMRTGNNQRPLTPGQGQQSQQESLAAAAAAANPALAYAGMSGYQVLAPAAYYDQTGALVMGPGARTGLGGPVRLVQTPLLINPAAAQAAAAASASGSGNNMSGPPANGMYRSMPQPQPQQQQAPQQNSGLQSSSFSFSVPNTSQSSSLFSHTSAPPPPQSSSLGFSSTGSSLGVGLASALGGFGSSVPSSTSSSVSRRDSLLTSSELYKRGGSSSLTPIGQPFYNSLGYSSSPSPIGLTPGHSPLTPPPSLPSSHGSSSSLHLGGLTNGSGRYISAAPGAEAKYRSAGGTTSLFNSSSQLFPPARPRYSRSDVMPSGRSRLLEDFRNNRFPNLQLRDLPGHMVEFSQDQHGSRFIQQKLERASPAERQMVFGEILQAAYQLMTDVFGNYVIQKFFEFGSADQKLALATRIRGHVLPLALQMYGCRVIQKALESISSDQQVISDIVRELDGHVLKCVKDQNGNHVVQKCIECVQPQALQFIIDAFQGQVFVLSTHPYGCRVIQRILEHCTQEQTLPILEELHQHSEQLGQDQYGNYVIQHVLEHGRPEDKSKIVAEVRGKVLLLSQHKFASNVVEKCVIHSSRAERALLIDEVCCQKDGPHSALYTMMKDQYANYVVQRMIDMAEPAQRKIIMHKIRPHIATLRKYTYGKHILAKLEKYYMKSGSELGPIGGPANGLM; encoded by the exons ATGAGCATTCCATGCAGCATCCTAGGTATGAATGACGTGGCCTGGCAGGAGACGAGAGGTGGGATGCTGCATGCAAATGGAACTCCTGATGCCGGAGTTGTCAGGGTCCACAGCGGAGGGCCCCTCGCCGCAGTGGCTGGCCAGGCTTCAGGAGGCCCCCACTTACAAGGCATGGACAGGGCAGGCAACCCCACGCCGGGAACGCCGCAGCCGCCGCTGAGCGGTCGTTCGCAGGACGACGCTATGGTCGGATACTTCTTCCAGAGGCAGCCCGGGGAACAGCTGGGGGGTTGCGCGCCGAGCAAGCACCGCTGGCCTACCGGGGACCCCAATCACGTTGATCAG GTCCGCGCTGTGGATGAAATGAACTACGACTTTCAAGCTCTTGCTTTGGAGTCCAGAGGAATGGGAGAG ctTTTGCCAGCCAAAAAGCTGTGGGATTCCGATGAACTGGCGAAGGATGGAAGAAAAGGAATGCTTCTTGGAGAGGAGTGGAGGGATAATGCATGGGGCTCATCAC ACCACTCAGTCTCCCAGCCAATCATGGTCCAGCGACGACCGGGTCAGGGTTTCCACGGCAACGGCGATGCCAATTCCGTGCTGTCGCCTCGCTCGGAGGGCGGCGGTTTGGGTGTGAGCATGGTGGAGTACGTCCTGAGCTCGTCTCCTGGCGACAAGATGGACGCCCGGTACAGGAACGGCGGCTAT GGCGGAGGCGATACGGACCAGGACGGGAGAGAGAAGAACGATGGCACTGAGAAAGTTTCTCCTTTTGAGGAAGACAAGAGCCCAGAGTTGAAAGTGGGGGATGACGGAGATGCCACAAAAGCCAACGGAAGGAGTTTACTAAATGGCATGGACAGAGACTGCAAAGACTTCaa TCCAACTCCAGGAAGCCGTCAAGCTTCTCCAACTGAGGCTGTGGAGAGGATGGGCCCGAACCAGGCGGGACTGGAGATGATGGCCCAGCACCATGTCCACGCCCACGTTCACGCACACAACCTTGCTCATGCGCTGCAACAACAGAACCACAACAAGGGCCCGGTGGAGGACTTTCAGAACCAAGAAGCCCAAAACATGGGTGGTATGGAGCAACAAGCCGGCGTGGAGTCCCTCCAGTTTGAATATGCCGGGAACCAGATTCAGGTGGATTCCTCTGGAACGCCAGTGGGGTTGTTTGACTACAACTCTCAGCAGCAG TTGTTCCAGCGGTCAAATCCCCTCACTGTTCAGCAGCTCACAGCTGCCCAGCAGCAACAGTACGCTCTGGCGGCGGCTCAACAGCAGCACCTTG CTGGCCTCGCTCCTGCATTTGTGCCAAACCCTTACATCATCAACGCCGGACCCCCCGGAACCGATCCGTACACCGCAGCAGGcttggcggcggcggctacTCTTGCAG GGCCCACGGTGGTTCCACCGCAGTACTATGGTGTTCCTTGGGGTGTGTACCCAGCCAATCTTTTTCAGCAACAGGCCGCATCCACTGCCAATCACTCTGCTAATCAGCAAGCATCCAATCAGGGACCAGGGCCAGGCCAACCTCAG GTAATGCGCACAGGTAACAACCAGCGTCCGCTCACGCCCGGGCAAGGTCAACAAAGCCAGCAGGAATctttggcggcggcggctgccgcCGCAAACCCCGCACTGGCCTACGCGGGAATGTCCG GTTATCAGGTGTTGGCCCCTGCAGCTTACTACGATCAGACCGGGGCCCTGGTCATGGGCCCTGGTGCTCGGACCGGACTTGGAGGACCGGTTCGTTTAGTGCAGACTCCTCTGCTCATCAATCCTGCAGCAGCGCAGGCTG CAGCTGCAGCGTCTGCGTCAGGTTCTGGGAACAACATGTCGGGCCCTCCGGCAAACGGCATGTACCGCTCCATGCCTCAACCCCAACCTCAGCAGCAACAGGCCCCCCAGCAGAACAGCGGCCTGCAATCGAGCTCCTTCTCCTTCTCTGTTCCCAACACCTCTCAGAGCAGCTCGCTTTTCTCGCATACGTCCGCTCCGCCCCCGCCGCAGAGCTCTTCGCTGGGCTTCAGCAGCACCGGCAGCTCCCTGGGCGTCGGTCTGGCGTCCGCTCTCGGAGGATTCGGCTCTTCGG TGCCGAGCTCTACAAGTAGCAGCGTGTCTCGCAGGGACTCCCTGTTGACAAGCTCTGAGCTTTACAagcgcggcggcagcagcagttTAACTCCCATCGGCCAGCCCTTTTACAACAGCCTGGGTTACTCCTCCTCACCCAGCCCCATCGGACTCACCCCCGGCCACTCCCCTCTCACTCCCCCACCTTCTCTGCCCTCCTCTCACGGGTCCTCCTCCAGCCTTCACCTCG GTGGCTTGACAAATGGCAGCGGGCGTTACATCTCCGCAGCACCCGGAGCCGAGGCCAAGTACCGCAGCGCCGGCGGGACCACCAGCCTGTTCAATTCCAGCAGCCAGCTCTTCCCGCCGGCTCGGCCCCGCTACAGCCGCTCGGACGTGATGCCGTCCGGCCGCAGCCGCCTCCTGGAAGACTTTAGGAACAACCGCTTCCCCAACCTTCAGCTCCGAGACCTGCCTGGACACATGGTGGAGTTCTCTCAAGACCAACATGGATCCAG ATTCATCCAGCAGAAGCTGGAGCGGGCCAGTCCCGCTGAGAGACAGATGGTTTTCGGAGAGATTCTCCAAGCCGCGTACCAGCTGATGACAGATGTGTTTGGCAACTACGTCATCCAGAAGTTCTTCGAG TTTGGTAGCGCTGACCAGAAGCTGGCTTTGGCCACTCGCATCCGCGGCCATGTCCTCCCGCTGGCCTTACAGATGTACGGCTGCAGGGTGATTCAAAAAGCCCTGGAGTCCATTTCTTCTGACCAGCAGGTAATT AGCGACATTGTTCGTGAGCTGGATGGCCATGTTTTAAAGTGCGTGAAGGACCAGAATGGAAACCATGTGGTGCAGAAGTGCATTGAGTGTGTGCAGCCTCAAGCGCTACAGTTCATTATCGATGCCTTCCAAGGCCAG GTTTTCGTCCTCTCCACGCACCCCTACGGCTGTAGAGTCATCCAACGGATTTTGGAGCACTGCACCCAGGAGCAGACTTTGCCAATACTGGAAGAGCTGCATCAGCACTCGGAGCAGCTGGGTCAG GATCAGTACGGCAACTACGTAATTCAGCATGTTTTGGAGCACGGGAGACCGGAAGACAAGAGCAAGATTGTTGCAGAAGTGCGTGGGAAAGTCCTTCTACTCAGCCAACATAAATTTGCAAG CAACGTGGTGGAGAAGTGCGTGATCCACTCCTCACGTGCCGAGAGAGCTCTTCTGATCGACGAGGTGTGCTGCCAGAAGGACGGCCCCCACAGCGCCCTGTACACGATGATGAAGGACCAGTACGCCAACTACGTTGTCCAAAGAATGATCGACATGGCTGAACCTGCTCAGCGCAAAATCATCATGCACAAG ATCCGGCCTCACATTGCCACCTTACGCAAGTACACCTATGGGAAACACATTCTGGCCAAGCTGGAAAAGTACTACATGAAGAGCGGGTCGGAGTTGGGTCCCATCGGTGGCCCCGCAAACGGCCTCATGTAG
- the pum2 gene encoding pumilio homolog 2 isoform X2 — translation MSIPCSILGMNDVAWQETRGGMLHANGTPDAGVVRVHSGGPLAAVAGQASGGPHLQGMDRAGNPTPGTPQPPLSGRSQDDAMVGYFFQRQPGEQLGGCAPSKHRWPTGDPNHVDQVRAVDEMNYDFQALALESRGMGELLPAKKLWDSDELAKDGRKGMLLGEEWRDNAWGSSHHSVSQPIMVQRRPGQGFHGNGDANSVLSPRSEGGGLGVSMVEYVLSSSPGDKMDARYRNGGYGGGDTDQDGREKNDGTEKVSPFEEDKSPELKVGDDGDATKANGRSLLNGMDRDCKDFNPTPGSRQASPTEAVERMGPNQAGLEMMAQHHVHAHVHAHNLAHALQQQNHNKGPVEDFQNQEAQNMGGMEQQAGVESLQFEYAGNQIQVDSSGTPVGLFDYNSQQQLFQRSNPLTVQQLTAAQQQQYALAAAQQQHLAGLAPAFVPNPYIINAGPPGTDPYTAAGLAAAATLAGPTVVPPQYYGVPWGVYPANLFQQQAASTANHSANQQASNQGPGPGQPQVMRTGNNQRPLTPGQGQQSQQESLAAAAAAANPALAYAGMSGYQVLAPAAYYDQTGALVMGPGARTGLGGPVRLVQTPLLINPAAAQAAAAASASGSGNNMSGPPANGMYRSMPQPQPQQQQAPQQNSGLQSSSFSFSVPNTSQSSSLFSHTSAPPPPQSSSLGFSSTGSSLGVGLASALGGFGSSVPSSTSSSVSRRDSLLTSSELYKRGGSSSLTPIGQPFYNSLGYSSSPSPIGLTPGHSPLTPPPSLPSSHGSSSSLHLGGLTNGSGRYISAAPGAEAKYRSAGGTTSLFNSSSQLFPPARPRYSRSDVMPSGRSRLLEDFRNNRFPNLQLRDLPGHMVEFSQDQHGSRFIQQKLERASPAERQMVFGEILQAAYQLMTDVFGNYVIQKFFEFGSADQKLALATRIRGHVLPLALQMYGCRVIQKALESISSDQQVISDIVRELDGHVLKCVKDQNGNHVVQKCIECVQPQALQFIIDAFQGQVFVLSTHPYGCRVIQRILEHCTQEQTLPILEELHQHSEQLGQKYQGVSLEMTPKTYYTVSRDALFKDQYGNYVIQHVLEHGRPEDKSKIVAEVRGKVLLLSQHKFASNVVEKCVIHSSRAERALLIDEVCCQKDGPHSALYTMMKDQYANYVVQRMIDMAEPAQRKIIMHKIRPHIATLRKYTYGKHILAKLEKYYMKSGSELGPIGGPANGLM, via the exons ATGAGCATTCCATGCAGCATCCTAGGTATGAATGACGTGGCCTGGCAGGAGACGAGAGGTGGGATGCTGCATGCAAATGGAACTCCTGATGCCGGAGTTGTCAGGGTCCACAGCGGAGGGCCCCTCGCCGCAGTGGCTGGCCAGGCTTCAGGAGGCCCCCACTTACAAGGCATGGACAGGGCAGGCAACCCCACGCCGGGAACGCCGCAGCCGCCGCTGAGCGGTCGTTCGCAGGACGACGCTATGGTCGGATACTTCTTCCAGAGGCAGCCCGGGGAACAGCTGGGGGGTTGCGCGCCGAGCAAGCACCGCTGGCCTACCGGGGACCCCAATCACGTTGATCAG GTCCGCGCTGTGGATGAAATGAACTACGACTTTCAAGCTCTTGCTTTGGAGTCCAGAGGAATGGGAGAG ctTTTGCCAGCCAAAAAGCTGTGGGATTCCGATGAACTGGCGAAGGATGGAAGAAAAGGAATGCTTCTTGGAGAGGAGTGGAGGGATAATGCATGGGGCTCATCAC ACCACTCAGTCTCCCAGCCAATCATGGTCCAGCGACGACCGGGTCAGGGTTTCCACGGCAACGGCGATGCCAATTCCGTGCTGTCGCCTCGCTCGGAGGGCGGCGGTTTGGGTGTGAGCATGGTGGAGTACGTCCTGAGCTCGTCTCCTGGCGACAAGATGGACGCCCGGTACAGGAACGGCGGCTAT GGCGGAGGCGATACGGACCAGGACGGGAGAGAGAAGAACGATGGCACTGAGAAAGTTTCTCCTTTTGAGGAAGACAAGAGCCCAGAGTTGAAAGTGGGGGATGACGGAGATGCCACAAAAGCCAACGGAAGGAGTTTACTAAATGGCATGGACAGAGACTGCAAAGACTTCaa TCCAACTCCAGGAAGCCGTCAAGCTTCTCCAACTGAGGCTGTGGAGAGGATGGGCCCGAACCAGGCGGGACTGGAGATGATGGCCCAGCACCATGTCCACGCCCACGTTCACGCACACAACCTTGCTCATGCGCTGCAACAACAGAACCACAACAAGGGCCCGGTGGAGGACTTTCAGAACCAAGAAGCCCAAAACATGGGTGGTATGGAGCAACAAGCCGGCGTGGAGTCCCTCCAGTTTGAATATGCCGGGAACCAGATTCAGGTGGATTCCTCTGGAACGCCAGTGGGGTTGTTTGACTACAACTCTCAGCAGCAG TTGTTCCAGCGGTCAAATCCCCTCACTGTTCAGCAGCTCACAGCTGCCCAGCAGCAACAGTACGCTCTGGCGGCGGCTCAACAGCAGCACCTTG CTGGCCTCGCTCCTGCATTTGTGCCAAACCCTTACATCATCAACGCCGGACCCCCCGGAACCGATCCGTACACCGCAGCAGGcttggcggcggcggctacTCTTGCAG GGCCCACGGTGGTTCCACCGCAGTACTATGGTGTTCCTTGGGGTGTGTACCCAGCCAATCTTTTTCAGCAACAGGCCGCATCCACTGCCAATCACTCTGCTAATCAGCAAGCATCCAATCAGGGACCAGGGCCAGGCCAACCTCAG GTAATGCGCACAGGTAACAACCAGCGTCCGCTCACGCCCGGGCAAGGTCAACAAAGCCAGCAGGAATctttggcggcggcggctgccgcCGCAAACCCCGCACTGGCCTACGCGGGAATGTCCG GTTATCAGGTGTTGGCCCCTGCAGCTTACTACGATCAGACCGGGGCCCTGGTCATGGGCCCTGGTGCTCGGACCGGACTTGGAGGACCGGTTCGTTTAGTGCAGACTCCTCTGCTCATCAATCCTGCAGCAGCGCAGGCTG CAGCTGCAGCGTCTGCGTCAGGTTCTGGGAACAACATGTCGGGCCCTCCGGCAAACGGCATGTACCGCTCCATGCCTCAACCCCAACCTCAGCAGCAACAGGCCCCCCAGCAGAACAGCGGCCTGCAATCGAGCTCCTTCTCCTTCTCTGTTCCCAACACCTCTCAGAGCAGCTCGCTTTTCTCGCATACGTCCGCTCCGCCCCCGCCGCAGAGCTCTTCGCTGGGCTTCAGCAGCACCGGCAGCTCCCTGGGCGTCGGTCTGGCGTCCGCTCTCGGAGGATTCGGCTCTTCGG TGCCGAGCTCTACAAGTAGCAGCGTGTCTCGCAGGGACTCCCTGTTGACAAGCTCTGAGCTTTACAagcgcggcggcagcagcagttTAACTCCCATCGGCCAGCCCTTTTACAACAGCCTGGGTTACTCCTCCTCACCCAGCCCCATCGGACTCACCCCCGGCCACTCCCCTCTCACTCCCCCACCTTCTCTGCCCTCCTCTCACGGGTCCTCCTCCAGCCTTCACCTCG GTGGCTTGACAAATGGCAGCGGGCGTTACATCTCCGCAGCACCCGGAGCCGAGGCCAAGTACCGCAGCGCCGGCGGGACCACCAGCCTGTTCAATTCCAGCAGCCAGCTCTTCCCGCCGGCTCGGCCCCGCTACAGCCGCTCGGACGTGATGCCGTCCGGCCGCAGCCGCCTCCTGGAAGACTTTAGGAACAACCGCTTCCCCAACCTTCAGCTCCGAGACCTGCCTGGACACATGGTGGAGTTCTCTCAAGACCAACATGGATCCAG ATTCATCCAGCAGAAGCTGGAGCGGGCCAGTCCCGCTGAGAGACAGATGGTTTTCGGAGAGATTCTCCAAGCCGCGTACCAGCTGATGACAGATGTGTTTGGCAACTACGTCATCCAGAAGTTCTTCGAG TTTGGTAGCGCTGACCAGAAGCTGGCTTTGGCCACTCGCATCCGCGGCCATGTCCTCCCGCTGGCCTTACAGATGTACGGCTGCAGGGTGATTCAAAAAGCCCTGGAGTCCATTTCTTCTGACCAGCAGGTAATT AGCGACATTGTTCGTGAGCTGGATGGCCATGTTTTAAAGTGCGTGAAGGACCAGAATGGAAACCATGTGGTGCAGAAGTGCATTGAGTGTGTGCAGCCTCAAGCGCTACAGTTCATTATCGATGCCTTCCAAGGCCAG GTTTTCGTCCTCTCCACGCACCCCTACGGCTGTAGAGTCATCCAACGGATTTTGGAGCACTGCACCCAGGAGCAGACTTTGCCAATACTGGAAGAGCTGCATCAGCACTCGGAGCAGCTGGGTCAG AAATATCAAGGCGTATCATTGGAGATGACACCCAAAACATATTATACAGTGTCCCGTGATGCACTGTTCAAG GATCAGTACGGCAACTACGTAATTCAGCATGTTTTGGAGCACGGGAGACCGGAAGACAAGAGCAAGATTGTTGCAGAAGTGCGTGGGAAAGTCCTTCTACTCAGCCAACATAAATTTGCAAG CAACGTGGTGGAGAAGTGCGTGATCCACTCCTCACGTGCCGAGAGAGCTCTTCTGATCGACGAGGTGTGCTGCCAGAAGGACGGCCCCCACAGCGCCCTGTACACGATGATGAAGGACCAGTACGCCAACTACGTTGTCCAAAGAATGATCGACATGGCTGAACCTGCTCAGCGCAAAATCATCATGCACAAG ATCCGGCCTCACATTGCCACCTTACGCAAGTACACCTATGGGAAACACATTCTGGCCAAGCTGGAAAAGTACTACATGAAGAGCGGGTCGGAGTTGGGTCCCATCGGTGGCCCCGCAAACGGCCTCATGTAG